Proteins co-encoded in one Chloroflexota bacterium genomic window:
- a CDS encoding class I SAM-dependent methyltransferase, producing the protein MRHSAESTPTLTAWERLAHVLTNVGDLSYRRRIQSMAEYLDAKPEHRILDLGAGEGFVSLALREAFGSRIVALDSAPPILHQGVDRDVHGSRHVWLLGDGAHLPFRDRTFDGVVCSEVLEHVEDDTAVVREIARVLKPGGVAALTVPCGNYPALWDPLNWVRERLGLGHFSPDSGFWGGLWAMHLRLYGPDEFRRVVASDERLEVTHFEGLTRWCLPFNHMLLWTGKQLYGRLPESSAAYRSMEKFEYARTPHQRLNLNPITWGLRLMQAIDRRNDTLRDPFGPSTNLAIRAVRRSP; encoded by the coding sequence ATGCGCCACTCGGCTGAATCGACTCCGACGCTGACCGCGTGGGAGCGGCTCGCCCACGTTCTGACGAATGTCGGGGACCTTTCTTATCGCCGTCGGATCCAGTCCATGGCGGAGTACCTGGACGCCAAGCCCGAGCACCGCATCCTCGATTTGGGGGCCGGCGAGGGCTTCGTGAGCCTGGCCCTGCGCGAGGCCTTTGGGAGCCGCATCGTGGCGTTGGATTCCGCGCCGCCGATTCTGCACCAGGGCGTGGATCGCGACGTCCACGGATCTCGACACGTTTGGCTGCTTGGCGATGGCGCCCACCTGCCGTTTCGCGACCGGACTTTCGACGGGGTGGTGTGCTCGGAAGTGTTGGAGCACGTGGAGGACGACACCGCCGTGGTGCGTGAGATTGCGCGGGTGCTCAAGCCCGGCGGCGTCGCCGCGCTCACCGTCCCCTGCGGCAACTACCCCGCGCTGTGGGACCCATTGAATTGGGTGCGTGAGCGGCTTGGGCTCGGCCACTTCAGCCCGGACTCGGGATTCTGGGGCGGGCTGTGGGCCATGCACCTGCGCCTGTATGGTCCGGATGAGTTTCGGCGGGTGGTTGCAAGCGACGAGCGCCTGGAAGTGACGCACTTCGAGGGCCTGACCCGGTGGTGCCTGCCGTTCAACCACATGCTGCTGTGGACCGGCAAGCAGCTCTACGGGCGATTGCCGGAATCTTCGGCGGCCTACCGTTCGATGGAGAAGTTCGAATACGCGCGCACGCCCCATCAGCGCCTCAACCTGAACCCAATCACGTGGGGACTGCGACTGATGCAGGCGATCGATCGTCGCAACGACACGCTGCGGGATCCGTTTGGGCCAAGCACGAATCTGGCCATTCGCGCGGTCAGGAGATCGCCTTAG
- a CDS encoding glycosyltransferase family 4 protein produces the protein MNGIAGQVAVGVAGGDVRIIEIAKHWARAGHEVHLMGSVASVDLFHRRGLIVQPHIVAWHGGESRWSFMLRAVTVCARLPRSLLRLQPDVIVSANEQLYDTLPGLILKLWYRHRVRWAVVAHNIPVWRFWQREGHHWYQSLAFLVSERLSLLVATLGANRVLAVSPATTRQLVGLGFPRGRILGVPCGVDLSTLAAIDRNTQTRRFDAATFMRVSAEKGVFTLIDAWKLVVAASPNARLAIIGGGIDMQAAQARVRALGLEGNIDFLGLILEATQAFSTLRTARLFLHPSFKENWAIAIGEAMALGMPVIAFDLPELKEVWGDAFRAVPKGDASAFADEILALLADDAGCRNLAERGRARVRTLDWADIAERELAAIADHRT, from the coding sequence GTGAACGGCATCGCTGGCCAAGTGGCCGTCGGCGTGGCCGGCGGCGACGTTCGAATCATCGAAATCGCAAAACACTGGGCGCGGGCCGGCCATGAGGTCCACCTGATGGGAAGCGTGGCGAGTGTCGATCTCTTCCACAGGCGCGGCCTCATCGTGCAGCCGCACATTGTCGCCTGGCACGGCGGCGAGAGCCGGTGGTCGTTCATGCTGCGCGCCGTCACGGTGTGCGCGCGACTTCCGCGGTCGCTCCTGCGGCTGCAGCCGGACGTGATCGTCAGCGCGAACGAGCAGCTCTACGACACCCTGCCCGGATTGATACTCAAGCTCTGGTACCGCCACCGCGTGCGCTGGGCGGTTGTCGCGCACAACATCCCGGTATGGAGATTCTGGCAGCGCGAGGGCCATCACTGGTACCAATCCCTGGCGTTCCTGGTTTCCGAGCGGCTGTCGCTCTTGGTGGCGACGCTGGGAGCCAACCGCGTGCTCGCCGTATCGCCCGCCACGACGCGGCAGCTCGTCGGCTTGGGCTTCCCAAGGGGACGCATACTTGGTGTTCCCTGCGGCGTGGATCTCTCCACACTCGCGGCAATCGACCGCAATACACAGACCCGCCGTTTCGACGCGGCGACGTTCATGCGCGTCTCGGCCGAGAAGGGGGTTTTCACGCTCATCGACGCCTGGAAGCTCGTCGTGGCAGCGTCGCCAAACGCCAGGCTGGCAATCATTGGTGGCGGCATCGACATGCAGGCCGCCCAGGCGCGAGTTCGCGCGCTCGGGCTCGAAGGCAATATCGACTTCTTGGGGCTGATTCTCGAAGCCACCCAGGCCTTCAGTACCCTTCGCACGGCCCGGCTATTCCTGCACCCGTCGTTCAAAGAGAATTGGGCGATTGCGATCGGTGAAGCGATGGCGCTTGGCATGCCGGTGATCGCCTTCGACCTGCCGGAGCTCAAAGAGGTCTGGGGCGATGCCTTCCGCGCCGTTCCGAAAGGCGACGCGTCGGCATTTGCCGACGAGATCCTGGCGCTCCTGGCGGACGACGCCGGATGCCGGAACCTCGCCGAGCGAGGACGGGCCCGCGTGCGCACGCTCGACTGGGCCGACATCGCGGAGCGCGAACTCGCGGCGATTGCGGACCATCGGACGTAG
- a CDS encoding glycosyltransferase family 4 protein: MTPAARDAHSRDRRRVLMLSPFASPNRGGVETHIDALIAALARRNTRVTLLTHQPLVAPVKAPSREPLPNGEVIRIPWFGKGWHPRIEPYAPLVFAYLVPGLLAGAIRHRIRHSDGFDVIHAHGLSAAVAALGMRWTGARQPIVVSMHAIYELRQRRVLAQAVRSLLGRADRVLTVSEASRQELVAIGLDPARVTAHQHWVDLEVFRPRSQVEARAKLGWPESAPTCLFVGRLLRKKGVGIILDLARRLPNVQFRMLGAEGDMGTEVAEASTALPNLTLMQDPAGPPAERLDTIATMYAAADLLLVPSQYEEAAGIVVLEGSAAGTPIVASNLGGLREAVTPEIGRLVEPGTEAFMAGLQDMLADRAGLCALRERARAEAERRFSERNVDVIVRQYGFDADNGGASGNDA, from the coding sequence ATGACGCCGGCTGCACGCGACGCCCACTCCCGCGACCGTCGGCGTGTGCTCATGCTGTCACCGTTCGCCTCGCCCAATCGTGGCGGGGTCGAGACGCACATCGACGCGCTCATCGCCGCGCTCGCGCGGCGAAACACCCGCGTCACGCTCCTCACGCACCAACCGCTGGTCGCTCCGGTGAAGGCCCCATCGCGCGAGCCGCTCCCAAACGGCGAAGTCATCCGCATTCCCTGGTTTGGGAAGGGATGGCATCCGCGCATCGAACCATACGCGCCGCTGGTGTTCGCCTACCTGGTGCCCGGCCTGCTGGCGGGCGCCATTCGACACCGGATACGTCATAGCGACGGCTTTGACGTCATTCACGCGCACGGGTTGTCCGCCGCTGTGGCCGCCTTGGGCATGCGCTGGACCGGTGCGCGACAGCCGATCGTCGTCAGCATGCACGCGATCTACGAGCTGCGGCAGCGCCGAGTGCTGGCGCAAGCCGTGCGTTCCCTGCTCGGGCGCGCCGATCGGGTGTTGACCGTGAGCGAGGCGTCCCGGCAGGAGCTCGTCGCCATCGGGCTGGATCCGGCCCGCGTCACCGCCCACCAGCACTGGGTCGACCTCGAAGTGTTTCGGCCGCGCAGCCAGGTCGAAGCTCGTGCCAAGCTCGGTTGGCCGGAGTCGGCGCCCACCTGTCTCTTTGTTGGCCGGCTCCTGCGCAAGAAGGGTGTGGGCATCATTCTCGATCTCGCGCGACGGCTGCCCAACGTGCAATTCCGGATGCTGGGCGCCGAAGGCGATATGGGAACCGAGGTCGCGGAGGCTTCAACGGCGTTGCCGAACTTGACGCTCATGCAGGATCCTGCCGGCCCGCCAGCCGAACGCCTCGACACCATCGCGACGATGTACGCCGCGGCTGACCTGCTGCTGGTGCCGTCGCAGTACGAAGAGGCGGCGGGGATCGTAGTGCTCGAGGGCAGCGCGGCCGGCACGCCAATCGTCGCGAGCAACCTCGGTGGCCTGCGAGAAGCCGTGACTCCCGAGATCGGACGGCTCGTCGAGCCGGGCACCGAGGCGTTCATGGCGGGACTGCAGGACATGCTGGCCGATCGCGCTGGTCTGTGCGCGCTCCGTGAGCGAGCGCGCGCCGAGGCCGAGCGCCGGTTCTCCGAGCGGAACGTGGACGTGATCGTCCGGCAATACGGATTCGACGCCGACAACGGCGGCGCGTCCGGCAACGACGCTTAG